A section of the Candidatus Cloacimonadota bacterium genome encodes:
- a CDS encoding LemA family protein, with amino-acid sequence MKNKFLMGCLIVAAIFIIIAISIYSWGVRSYNNMVTMDESVKEKWSQVENQYQRRYDLIPNLVETVKGYASHEKETFQAVTEARAKLGGMVNIGEEVLNDPAMFEKYQQAQATLSGALQRLMVVQENYPELKANQNFLTLQDQLEGTENRIAVERKRFNETAKSYNIYIKQFPRAFLANMFGFSQKPYFEAVEGTEVAPKVEF; translated from the coding sequence ATGAAAAACAAATTTTTGATGGGTTGCCTGATTGTCGCAGCTATTTTTATCATCATTGCCATTTCAATTTACAGCTGGGGAGTGCGTTCCTACAACAACATGGTAACGATGGATGAAAGTGTAAAAGAAAAGTGGAGCCAGGTGGAAAATCAGTATCAACGCCGCTACGACCTGATCCCGAATCTGGTGGAAACTGTGAAAGGTTACGCCTCACACGAGAAGGAAACATTTCAGGCTGTTACCGAAGCTCGCGCCAAACTGGGTGGAATGGTAAATATTGGTGAAGAAGTCTTAAATGATCCGGCCATGTTCGAAAAATATCAGCAGGCTCAAGCTACTCTCAGCGGAGCTTTACAAAGACTTATGGTCGTGCAGGAAAACTATCCCGAATTGAAAGCAAATCAGAATTTCCTGACTCTGCAGGATCAACTGGAAGGCACCGAAAACCGCATTGCTGTGGAACGCAAACGCTTCAATGAAACGGCTAAATCTTATAACATCTATATCAAACAATTCCCTCGTGCTTTCCTGGCAAACATGTTCGGTTTCAGCCAGAAACCATATTTCGAAGCTGTAGAAGGTACCGAAGTAGCTCCCAAAGTAGAGTTCTAA
- a CDS encoding ABC transporter permease, whose protein sequence is MFKNYLKIIIKTLKKHKAYSLISISSLAIGIAVSILLFLYVIQELSYDRYHEKADTIYRLCQEEHPYQAPGAGKLLADNLPEIKQYARILPRDDILVQLNDQKFKEDLVAWTDAEFFDIFSFEAIEGNVQNSLKEPGTAVINEKIAQKYFGDENAIGKKFIVKSEYVYTVVGVIKNIPQNSHFTFDIFLTLADGDKMFGNDWMDSWGWWNFLLYFEMHDQFSKPDLEAKISTLMKEVSNSDDDPVKFTLQNLKNIHLYSSHFLGDIQPQNSITYVLIFSAIGLLILLIACFNFVNLFIANATTRVLEMGIRKSFGASHKQIAEQYIVESMIVFLISSAIALIIVELSLPIFNEISGKILSFTDLLNPSMILSFLGSIIVLGILTGLYPALVLSSHNPSSVIKSAKSQGRSGFKMKKILLGAQFTIVIALIACAAIMLRQISFLQNKELGFEKEAVITSIFDFGDEAKYNTLKQALIKQSFVENVSTANRIPSGSLNNYGAVLPEGQTEGIAIAYVHVNFDYFRTLGIKPLQGRLFSEDFKTDTNEAIILNKAAVSLLGLKDNPIGHSIRCNWPPSTRKVVGIIDDINFEPLQNKVKPVVYVIDYSEAYHIIVKLKSSDIFGSTKAVTEITQSIYPEQVINFEFLDQILESRYQKDNKTFQLMGLFAFMAILLACFGLLGMTSFMLVRRTKEIAIRKVNGASILELIRLLNFDFVKLIVGTFVIAIPIAYYVMSKWLNSFAYKVELSWWIFALSGLIALLIALVTVSFLTYNAARRNPVLSLKCE, encoded by the coding sequence ATGTTTAAAAATTATCTTAAAATAATCATTAAAACCCTCAAGAAGCACAAGGCATATTCGTTGATAAGTATTTCCAGTTTAGCTATTGGTATCGCAGTAAGTATTTTACTTTTCCTATACGTAATACAGGAACTAAGCTATGATAGATATCACGAAAAGGCAGATACTATTTACCGATTGTGCCAGGAAGAACATCCTTATCAAGCTCCGGGGGCAGGCAAACTGCTGGCAGATAATCTACCCGAAATTAAACAGTATGCGAGAATTCTTCCCAGAGATGATATCCTTGTACAGTTAAATGATCAGAAGTTCAAGGAAGATCTCGTAGCTTGGACTGATGCTGAATTTTTTGATATCTTCTCCTTTGAAGCTATTGAAGGTAATGTTCAAAATTCATTAAAAGAACCTGGTACAGCAGTCATTAACGAAAAAATTGCCCAAAAATATTTTGGGGACGAAAATGCTATTGGGAAAAAGTTTATAGTAAAAAGTGAATACGTTTATACTGTTGTTGGCGTTATAAAGAACATTCCTCAAAATTCGCATTTTACTTTTGATATTTTCTTAACCCTTGCTGATGGGGACAAAATGTTCGGTAATGACTGGATGGATAGTTGGGGTTGGTGGAATTTTTTGCTTTATTTTGAAATGCATGACCAGTTTTCAAAACCAGATTTAGAAGCTAAAATTTCAACTCTTATGAAAGAAGTTAGTAATTCTGATGATGATCCTGTAAAATTTACGCTTCAAAACCTGAAGAATATACATCTTTATTCTTCCCACTTTTTAGGAGATATTCAGCCACAAAACAGTATTACTTATGTGCTGATATTTTCTGCAATTGGTTTACTGATATTGCTGATAGCATGTTTTAATTTTGTTAATCTCTTTATTGCCAATGCTACAACTCGAGTTCTGGAAATGGGAATTCGTAAAAGCTTTGGTGCTAGCCACAAGCAAATAGCAGAGCAATATATAGTGGAGTCAATGATCGTGTTCCTTATTTCGTCCGCGATTGCCTTAATCATTGTAGAGCTTAGTTTGCCAATATTTAATGAAATCTCCGGTAAAATTCTATCTTTTACTGACTTGCTAAATCCCAGCATGATACTAAGCTTTTTGGGTAGTATAATTGTATTAGGAATCCTGACCGGCTTATATCCTGCCCTTGTCTTATCCTCTCATAATCCCAGTAGTGTTATTAAATCAGCCAAGAGTCAGGGAAGATCAGGCTTTAAAATGAAGAAGATCTTATTGGGTGCGCAGTTTACTATTGTGATAGCTCTGATTGCCTGTGCTGCAATCATGCTAAGGCAGATAAGTTTTCTTCAGAACAAGGAGCTTGGTTTTGAAAAAGAAGCTGTAATTACTTCCATATTTGATTTTGGTGATGAGGCAAAGTATAATACGTTAAAACAGGCTCTTATTAAGCAGAGCTTTGTTGAAAATGTATCTACTGCCAATCGCATACCATCAGGCTCTTTGAATAATTATGGGGCAGTGCTGCCCGAAGGGCAAACAGAGGGTATTGCAATTGCATATGTACATGTAAACTTCGATTATTTTAGAACTTTAGGGATCAAACCATTACAGGGTCGCTTATTTTCTGAGGATTTTAAAACGGATACAAATGAAGCTATTATTCTAAATAAAGCAGCTGTTTCTTTACTTGGATTAAAAGACAATCCTATTGGGCATAGTATCCGATGTAACTGGCCACCTTCGACTCGAAAAGTGGTAGGTATTATAGATGACATTAACTTCGAACCACTACAAAATAAAGTCAAACCGGTAGTTTATGTAATCGATTACTCCGAAGCTTATCATATTATTGTTAAGCTTAAATCATCGGATATCTTTGGTTCTACTAAGGCTGTTACTGAGATTACCCAAAGCATCTATCCTGAACAGGTGATCAACTTTGAATTCCTTGATCAAATATTAGAATCCCGCTATCAAAAAGATAACAAAACCTTTCAGCTTATGGGGTTGTTTGCCTTTATGGCAATCCTTCTAGCTTGTTTTGGTTTGCTTGGAATGACCTCCTTTATGCTGGTGCGAAGAACCAAAGAAATTGCTATCCGCAAAGTTAATGGAGCTTCAATTTTAGAACTGATTCGATTGCTAAATTTTGATTTTGTAAAATTGATAGTCGGAACCTTTGTAATAGCTATCCCAATTGCCTATTATGTAATGAGCAAATGGTTAAACAGTTTTGCTTATAAGGTAGAACTAAGTTGGTGGATTTTTGCCTTGTCGGGCTTAATTGCACTTCTCATTGCTCTGGTTACTGTGAGTTTCCTAACCTATAATGCAGCCAGAAGAAATCCTGTTTTGTCTTTAAAATGTGAATGA
- a CDS encoding ankyrin repeat domain-containing protein encodes MKKTLLLVLVGLFYFSFAQLQAQTNEDISIGKRISFDSEIYGNERELMISLPEEYDESKTYPVLYVLYPQYSFERVYSAARDLGGSNGIPELIIVGICDDGSRGDVFPFKVTREPGNKAEGKKFIESIKKEVIPYIEKEYKTDSQRIVVGFSNTGMLATYILNTDPDLFSSYILSSPMLGYENNYVLNQTTELFKAIETLNKNVYIVYGENDFSSVMTTMPSLRKLLENSAPKGLKWKMEELKGEGHVPYTDVYRGIEFIFEDVEEIQQTRTIFTLIRDGNIEEVKDLVKQNPNIVDSTNSGYTPLIFAVYYKNMDIVDLLLKNNADVNYQNPATKIDALNMSLRHRDLSLIKKLVKNGANINAQNDRKETALHIAVRSNSNEISEYLINAGVDLNLVDDNDKTALVTAIESNNKEIADLILAKGAEFPEDKQEINKLLHISLANGQINISKALISKCTDFDDKDEIARSFLHNAVIGGDFVSAKKLVEKGADINVVDSLSKTALHYSIMHNNKKLTKLLIDEDTDINAIDNTGRTATSIAQDWGHKDILDYLKSKGGKLSKERVVKFDGEGKAEIKVTYIANMGYMISSADKTVLVDALFEQGFNSYLTPSKQIVNKLNKQEEPFHSADIMLITHDHGDHFSPEMVAEYMSNSDKLNVICNSKTSERLKIALADKADTSRVKEIMPDLYKSISTKASGIDVKVFRLRHADGNGTSENLGYLFNLEGMNIFIGGDACGRAWEGTLVSGEKEYDLSGIKNSTIDLAIINRGFLWGEDAPGIEILKKHLKPKHIILGHFSSFNKDGEDEVLQTIEKLKASLPDVTILEESMQSIIIKSK; translated from the coding sequence ATGAAAAAAACACTATTATTAGTATTGGTAGGATTATTCTATTTTAGCTTTGCACAATTACAAGCTCAAACAAACGAGGATATATCGATAGGAAAAAGAATATCCTTTGATTCTGAAATTTATGGTAATGAAAGAGAGTTAATGATCAGTTTACCCGAGGAGTATGATGAGTCAAAAACATATCCTGTGCTTTATGTACTTTATCCTCAATACTCTTTTGAACGTGTATATTCTGCTGCCAGAGATTTGGGTGGTAGTAATGGAATTCCCGAACTAATTATTGTCGGAATTTGTGATGATGGCAGTAGAGGCGATGTTTTTCCTTTTAAAGTAACCAGAGAGCCTGGCAATAAAGCTGAGGGCAAAAAATTCATTGAATCAATAAAAAAAGAAGTAATTCCTTATATAGAGAAAGAATATAAAACAGATTCTCAGAGAATTGTAGTTGGGTTTTCTAATACCGGAATGCTTGCAACCTACATTCTAAATACTGATCCTGACCTGTTTTCATCATATATATTAAGTAGTCCTATGCTGGGTTATGAAAATAACTATGTCTTAAATCAAACCACTGAATTATTTAAGGCAATAGAGACTCTTAATAAAAACGTATATATTGTTTATGGTGAAAATGATTTTAGTTCTGTGATGACTACCATGCCTTCACTACGAAAACTTTTGGAAAACAGTGCCCCAAAAGGTCTTAAATGGAAAATGGAAGAATTAAAAGGCGAAGGACATGTTCCATATACTGATGTCTACAGGGGAATTGAATTTATATTTGAAGATGTAGAAGAGATACAGCAAACACGGACCATATTTACTTTAATTAGAGATGGAAATATTGAAGAAGTAAAAGATCTAGTTAAACAAAATCCTAATATAGTTGATTCGACAAATTCTGGATACACTCCACTTATATTTGCAGTATATTACAAAAATATGGATATAGTTGATTTATTGCTGAAAAATAATGCTGATGTTAATTATCAAAATCCTGCCACAAAAATTGATGCTTTGAATATGTCTCTCAGGCATCGAGATTTATCTCTTATCAAAAAGTTGGTAAAAAACGGCGCAAATATTAATGCCCAGAATGATAGGAAGGAAACAGCTTTACATATAGCTGTGAGAAGCAATTCAAATGAAATCAGTGAGTATCTAATAAATGCCGGAGTTGATTTAAACCTAGTTGATGACAATGATAAAACTGCTCTGGTAACTGCAATAGAAAGTAATAATAAAGAAATAGCAGATTTGATTTTAGCTAAAGGAGCTGAATTTCCTGAAGATAAGCAGGAGATAAACAAATTGTTGCATATTTCTTTAGCAAATGGTCAAATAAATATCTCAAAAGCATTAATAAGTAAATGCACTGATTTTGACGACAAAGATGAAATAGCAAGAAGTTTCCTGCATAATGCAGTAATTGGAGGTGATTTTGTAAGTGCCAAAAAATTAGTAGAAAAAGGTGCTGATATTAATGTGGTTGATAGTTTAAGTAAAACAGCACTGCATTATTCTATCATGCATAATAATAAAAAGTTAACAAAATTATTGATAGATGAAGATACTGATATCAATGCAATTGATAATACTGGCAGAACAGCAACTAGCATTGCGCAAGATTGGGGACACAAAGATATTTTAGACTACCTTAAAAGTAAAGGCGGCAAATTATCAAAAGAAAGAGTCGTCAAATTTGACGGAGAAGGAAAAGCAGAAATCAAAGTTACCTATATAGCCAATATGGGTTATATGATCTCATCTGCCGATAAAACGGTTTTAGTTGATGCTCTTTTTGAACAAGGTTTTAATTCATATTTAACACCTTCAAAACAAATTGTTAATAAATTGAACAAACAGGAAGAACCCTTTCACTCTGCGGATATTATGCTCATTACACATGATCACGGTGATCATTTCTCACCTGAGATGGTTGCCGAATATATGTCAAACAGTGATAAATTAAATGTTATCTGCAACAGCAAAACATCAGAAAGATTGAAAATAGCTTTGGCAGACAAAGCAGATACAAGCCGGGTAAAAGAAATAATGCCTGATCTATATAAATCTATTAGCACAAAAGCCAGCGGAATAGATGTAAAAGTTTTCAGATTAAGACATGCTGATGGCAACGGAACAAGCGAAAATCTTGGCTACCTGTTTAATCTTGAAGGAATGAATATATTTATCGGTGGCGATGCCTGTGGACGCGCCTGGGAAGGAACTCTTGTGAGTGGAGAGAAGGAATATGATTTATCAGGAATAAAAAATTCAACCATTGATCTAGCAATTATTAATCGTGGTTTTTTATGGGGAGAAGATGCTCCTGGAATAGAAATACTAAAGAAGCATCTAAAGCCAAAACACATTATATTGGGGCATTTCTCAAGCTTTAACAAAGATGGAGAAGATGAGGTTTTACAGACGATAGAGAAATTGAAAGCCAGCCTGCCGGATGTTACAATTCTGGAAGAATCAATGCAAAGCATTATTATCAAAAGTAAATGA
- a CDS encoding SDR family oxidoreductase, translated as MKTLVVGASGATGKQLVEQLLNMGQKVKAIVRNSANIPDDWQNNDNITIIIASISELSRDKLQKLLVDCDSVASCLGHNLTFKGMFGNPRKLVTDSVRLLCEAIKTGSPQKPVKFALMNTTAVRNKDLAEPVSLVQKIVLGLIHLFLPPHSDNEAAADYLRLKIGQKNNFIEWVAIRPDTLINEDVITDYQIYRSPIRSALFNPGRTSRINVGNFMARLLMEPDLWKKWQGQMPVIYNKED; from the coding sequence ATGAAAACATTAGTGGTAGGTGCCAGTGGTGCTACAGGAAAACAGTTAGTAGAGCAGTTGTTGAATATGGGACAAAAGGTTAAAGCTATTGTCCGTAATTCAGCTAATATACCTGATGATTGGCAAAACAATGATAATATAACTATTATAATAGCTTCTATCTCTGAGCTTAGCAGGGATAAGTTGCAGAAATTGCTGGTTGATTGTGACTCCGTTGCTTCCTGCCTGGGACATAATCTTACTTTTAAGGGAATGTTCGGCAATCCCAGAAAACTGGTGACCGACTCGGTTAGATTATTATGTGAAGCTATCAAAACCGGTTCTCCCCAAAAACCAGTTAAATTTGCTTTGATGAATACTACTGCTGTGCGGAACAAAGATCTTGCTGAGCCTGTGTCCCTGGTGCAAAAAATCGTGTTAGGTTTGATTCATCTGTTTCTTCCTCCCCACAGTGATAATGAAGCTGCAGCAGATTATTTAAGGTTGAAAATCGGACAGAAAAATAATTTCATTGAATGGGTTGCTATTCGACCAGACACTTTAATAAATGAAGATGTCATAACAGATTATCAGATATACCGTTCACCCATAAGGAGCGCTCTGTTCAATCCAGGTAGAACAAGTAGAATAAATGTGGGTAACTTCATGGCCAGACTTCTGATGGAACCAGATTTATGGAAGAAGTGGCAAGGTCAAATGCCGGTGATCTACAATAAAGAGGATTAG
- a CDS encoding 3-isopropylmalate dehydratase large subunit, whose protein sequence is MGKTFVEKILGAETGAIVFRKPNIVLTHDNTASIKNTFKKMGGEKVADPDQLLVVLDHNAPPTNAKLANQYQTIRDFVKDQGIKKFHDVGDGICHQVMSYHAKPGMIIVGSDSHTCTAGAFNALAAGIDRTESAGIWKRGETWFRVPESLKITLNGKLQPGVYAKDISLWIIGMIGSAGANYMSIEFHGEGVKTLSISERMTLTNLASEMGAKNAVFPPDEVLEEFIGEKITNGIWSDKDAKYQREIEINLNEIFPLVAAPHHVDNVKAVSEVQGRKLNQGLIGTCTNGRLEDIHIAAEILDGKKIADDFQLLVIPASKEIYLQMIEEGLITKLMKAGASVLAVSCGPCLGTGQGIPADGYTVISTANRNFKGRMGNKEAQIFLASPACVAYSAIAGEITDPRGKTFTDKYPYPKAQSSTVDIQPDDDRRAEATWNYADVDNLNTDQMFAGNLTYQVLSSDPEAIMPHLFVDFDANFPKNVQPGDVVIAGENFGCGSSREHPAVGLAHAGVKAVIVKSVNRIFYRSSVNQGLPIIVLPEVVDAYKQGDKVDVSLENGFVKINDKEFKFAPLPKELMAIFAAKGLVNWIKEN, encoded by the coding sequence ATGGGAAAAACTTTTGTAGAAAAAATACTGGGCGCAGAGACTGGTGCGATCGTGTTTCGCAAACCGAACATCGTTCTCACCCACGATAACACTGCCAGCATCAAGAACACATTCAAAAAAATGGGCGGCGAAAAAGTAGCCGATCCCGATCAGCTTCTGGTTGTATTGGACCATAACGCTCCGCCAACAAATGCCAAATTAGCTAATCAGTATCAGACAATTCGTGATTTTGTAAAAGATCAGGGCATCAAGAAATTCCATGACGTTGGCGATGGCATCTGCCATCAGGTGATGAGTTATCATGCCAAGCCGGGTATGATCATCGTGGGAAGTGACAGCCACACCTGTACTGCAGGAGCTTTCAATGCACTGGCTGCTGGAATCGATAGAACGGAATCTGCCGGGATCTGGAAACGTGGTGAAACCTGGTTCCGAGTTCCGGAATCGCTTAAAATCACTTTGAATGGCAAACTCCAGCCAGGAGTTTATGCCAAAGATATTTCGCTCTGGATCATCGGCATGATCGGTTCTGCCGGAGCTAATTACATGAGCATTGAATTTCACGGTGAAGGTGTGAAAACACTTTCCATTTCTGAAAGAATGACTCTAACGAACCTGGCTTCGGAAATGGGAGCCAAAAATGCAGTTTTTCCACCTGATGAAGTTCTGGAAGAATTTATTGGGGAAAAAATTACAAACGGCATCTGGTCTGATAAAGATGCAAAATACCAGAGAGAAATTGAGATCAATCTGAACGAAATATTCCCATTAGTAGCAGCTCCACATCATGTGGATAACGTGAAAGCTGTTTCCGAAGTGCAGGGAAGAAAACTCAATCAAGGATTGATTGGAACCTGTACGAACGGCAGGTTGGAAGATATTCACATTGCTGCTGAAATTCTGGATGGAAAGAAAATAGCTGATGATTTCCAACTTCTTGTTATTCCTGCTTCCAAAGAAATCTATCTGCAGATGATCGAGGAAGGTTTGATCACCAAACTCATGAAGGCAGGTGCCAGTGTGCTGGCTGTTTCCTGCGGACCGTGTCTGGGAACTGGTCAGGGAATTCCGGCTGATGGTTACACTGTTATTTCCACAGCCAATCGTAATTTTAAAGGCCGCATGGGAAACAAAGAAGCTCAGATTTTCCTGGCTTCTCCTGCCTGTGTGGCATACAGTGCAATCGCCGGAGAGATCACCGATCCTCGTGGTAAAACTTTTACAGATAAATATCCCTATCCAAAAGCTCAAAGCTCAACTGTTGATATCCAGCCGGATGACGATAGAAGAGCAGAAGCTACCTGGAATTACGCCGATGTGGATAATTTGAATACAGATCAGATGTTTGCCGGAAACCTTACCTACCAGGTTCTTTCATCCGATCCGGAAGCAATCATGCCGCATCTCTTTGTAGATTTTGATGCCAACTTCCCCAAAAATGTACAGCCAGGTGATGTTGTGATCGCAGGTGAAAATTTCGGTTGCGGAAGTTCACGTGAACATCCTGCTGTTGGTCTGGCTCATGCCGGCGTGAAAGCAGTCATTGTGAAATCTGTGAATCGTATCTTCTATCGTTCTTCTGTAAATCAGGGACTGCCCATCATTGTATTGCCGGAAGTTGTGGATGCCTACAAACAAGGCGATAAAGTGGATGTGAGTTTGGAAAATGGTTTTGTGAAGATCAACGATAAAGAGTTCAAATTTGCTCCACTACCAAAAGAGTTAATGGCGATCTTCGCTGCCAAAGGTCTGGTTAACTGGATAAAGGAGAATTGA
- a CDS encoding four helix bundle protein has product MEKSNVILEKSYSFSLKIIGIYKEFYEEYKFRDLLRQLLRCGTSIGANVEEAVGGQSRKDFYAKLCIAYKEALETNYWLRLLRNSNIIPQSKSDELLTNRMEIRKIIGAITKTIKEASK; this is encoded by the coding sequence ATGGAGAAATCTAATGTAATTCTGGAAAAAAGTTATTCGTTTTCTTTAAAGATAATTGGTATCTACAAAGAATTTTATGAGGAATATAAATTTCGGGATTTGTTAAGGCAACTTTTAAGATGTGGAACCAGTATTGGTGCAAATGTAGAGGAAGCTGTTGGCGGACAAAGCAGGAAAGACTTTTACGCCAAACTTTGTATTGCATACAAGGAGGCGCTTGAAACAAATTACTGGTTAAGATTACTTCGAAATTCAAATATAATTCCACAATCGAAATCAGACGAACTTTTAACTAACCGTATGGAGATTCGCAAAATAATTGGAGCGATTACCAAAACAATCAAGGAAGCTTCAAAATGA
- a CDS encoding 3-isopropylmalate dehydratase large subunit, which translates to MGLTLIEKILANHSDKDVVKPGEIIDIEIDVRAARDFGGANVVKNLVNNGLEVDDVDKTFFTFDCNPTGSDQKYAANQQYCRLYAREKGIKVYDIDAGIGTHLVIEKGLAYPGCTVVSTDSHANILGAIGAFGQGMGDRDIAAAWANGKSWFKVPKSVKLTLKGKRPANIYAKDIVLNLLNKFGANKLLGYSVEVYGDEVDKLTLDERITISSMATEMGAIIVLFPPNDEVIKFAEERSGKKIEKVLADADAVYDQEFELDLAKFVPMMSRPGHPDDTIDISELKGTKIDSAFIGSCTNGRYEDMKLVSEILKGRKVAPGVVLKIVPATDEIWQRLLQEGIIKIFKDAGALVSNAGCAGCAAGQVGQNGPGEVTVSTGNRNFAGKQGKGKVYLGSPAEVAASAVAGYITTPDDIPDKPAEFSVKGGFEAAELKKEKVGEKPSVIEGKVWIVEQDDIDTDMIFHNRYLTITDINEMGQYAFDNLEGWEDFAKKAEAGDIIITNKNFGAGSSRQQAVDCFKALGVQAIIAESFGAIYERNAINAGFPILTYKDISELELKQRDKIKVDFESGQVTNLENGKTIKINPFFDVQMEIYKKDGLLK; encoded by the coding sequence ATGGGACTCACACTTATAGAAAAAATCCTGGCAAATCACAGCGATAAAGACGTTGTGAAACCTGGAGAAATAATCGATATTGAGATCGATGTGCGCGCTGCCCGAGATTTTGGTGGTGCAAATGTAGTAAAAAATCTGGTGAATAATGGGCTGGAAGTCGATGATGTTGACAAAACATTTTTCACCTTCGATTGCAATCCGACGGGAAGCGATCAAAAATATGCTGCCAATCAGCAATATTGCCGGCTTTATGCGCGGGAAAAGGGCATCAAGGTCTATGACATCGATGCTGGAATCGGCACGCATCTGGTCATCGAAAAAGGGCTGGCTTATCCGGGCTGTACCGTTGTTTCTACTGATTCTCACGCTAATATTCTGGGAGCGATCGGGGCTTTTGGCCAGGGAATGGGAGATCGCGATATTGCAGCTGCCTGGGCAAACGGTAAAAGCTGGTTCAAAGTTCCTAAATCAGTTAAATTGACCTTGAAAGGAAAACGTCCAGCGAACATTTACGCCAAGGATATAGTTTTGAATTTACTCAATAAATTCGGGGCAAACAAACTTCTGGGCTATTCCGTTGAGGTTTACGGTGATGAAGTTGATAAACTTACTTTGGATGAAAGGATCACGATTTCTTCCATGGCTACCGAGATGGGAGCTATTATCGTTCTTTTCCCGCCAAATGATGAAGTTATCAAATTTGCCGAAGAACGTTCCGGTAAAAAGATCGAAAAAGTGCTGGCAGATGCAGATGCTGTTTACGATCAGGAATTCGAGCTTGATCTGGCAAAATTCGTGCCTATGATGTCTCGTCCCGGTCATCCCGATGATACTATCGACATCAGCGAACTGAAAGGCACCAAGATCGATTCGGCATTCATTGGAAGTTGTACGAACGGACGTTATGAGGACATGAAACTGGTGTCCGAAATCCTGAAAGGACGCAAAGTAGCTCCCGGTGTAGTTCTGAAAATCGTTCCTGCCACCGATGAGATTTGGCAGAGACTTTTGCAGGAAGGCATCATTAAGATTTTCAAAGATGCCGGAGCCTTGGTAAGTAATGCCGGTTGTGCCGGATGTGCTGCCGGACAAGTAGGACAGAATGGCCCGGGAGAAGTTACAGTAAGCACAGGAAATCGTAACTTTGCCGGCAAACAGGGCAAAGGAAAAGTTTACCTGGGTTCACCGGCTGAGGTTGCTGCTTCGGCTGTGGCTGGTTACATCACAACTCCCGATGATATTCCTGATAAACCTGCTGAATTTTCCGTTAAAGGTGGATTCGAAGCTGCTGAACTGAAGAAGGAAAAAGTAGGAGAAAAACCTTCTGTTATCGAAGGCAAAGTCTGGATCGTTGAGCAGGACGACATCGACACCGACATGATCTTCCACAACCGCTACCTGACCATTACTGACATCAATGAAATGGGACAATATGCTTTTGATAATCTGGAAGGCTGGGAAGATTTTGCCAAGAAAGCAGAAGCGGGTGACATTATCATCACGAATAAAAACTTCGGAGCAGGAAGTTCCCGTCAACAAGCAGTAGATTGTTTCAAAGCTCTGGGAGTTCAGGCAATCATCGCCGAATCTTTTGGTGCAATTTATGAAAGAAATGCCATCAATGCAGGTTTCCCGATCCTTACTTATAAAGATATTTCCGAACTGGAACTGAAGCAGCGTGATAAGATCAAAGTAGATTTTGAAAGCGGACAAGTAACCAACCTGGAAAATGGAAAAACCATCAAGATCAATCCGTTTTTCGATGTTCAGATGGAAATTTATAAGAAAGACGGGCTTTTGAAATAA
- a CDS encoding HDIG domain-containing protein, with the protein MNILELWPEIEWIKDTDLRDKVTRTWEAALKRSVLTATDLQNIPFTLLCGPDLKVTFMDHKRSVVHIAKAAGEKCNEFYHGELPVNMDVLIAGAILADVGKLLEYVLDEDGKAIQGTYGKYLRHPFSGVSLAEEFGCPPEVCHIIATHAGEGNMVKRTTEAYLVHHADFMTFLPFKERLKM; encoded by the coding sequence ATGAATATTTTAGAATTATGGCCCGAGATCGAATGGATCAAAGATACTGATCTTCGAGATAAAGTAACCAGAACCTGGGAAGCTGCTTTGAAGCGAAGTGTGCTCACTGCAACTGATCTTCAGAACATTCCCTTTACCCTGCTTTGCGGTCCCGACCTCAAAGTTACCTTCATGGATCACAAACGCAGTGTGGTGCACATCGCCAAAGCAGCCGGCGAAAAATGCAATGAATTTTATCATGGTGAACTTCCTGTAAATATGGACGTGCTCATCGCTGGAGCAATTCTGGCAGATGTGGGCAAACTTCTGGAATACGTGTTGGATGAAGATGGAAAAGCTATTCAGGGAACTTATGGAAAATATCTGCGCCATCCTTTCAGTGGAGTTTCATTGGCAGAAGAATTTGGCTGTCCACCCGAAGTCTGTCACATCATTGCTACTCATGCCGGGGAAGGAAATATGGTGAAAAGAACTACTGAAGCATATCTGGTTCATCATGCCGATTTTATGACATTTCTGCCGTTCAAAGAAAGATTGAAAATGTAA